The following coding sequences lie in one Anaeromicrobium sediminis genomic window:
- a CDS encoding cyclodeaminase/cyclohydrolase family protein produces the protein MLADLNVKEFLNKTASNEPVPGGGSIAALSGGIAAALTEMVANLTVGKKKYVEVEEEMKEIAKKAEEFRTEFVLDIDRDSDAFNEVMDAFKLPKETDEDKAKRREAIQAGSKSASLVPLSVAKKALEIMEIIEVVVVKGNQNAVTDGAVAAMMSRTAVLSALYNVKINLGSIKDEAFVEEVSAQVEEIESKVEEVEKRILGKVVL, from the coding sequence ATGTTAGCAGATTTAAATGTTAAAGAATTTTTAAATAAAACGGCTTCTAATGAACCAGTTCCTGGTGGTGGAAGTATAGCAGCATTATCTGGAGGTATAGCAGCAGCTTTAACTGAGATGGTTGCAAACCTTACTGTAGGTAAGAAAAAGTATGTTGAAGTAGAAGAAGAAATGAAAGAAATAGCTAAGAAGGCTGAAGAATTTAGAACTGAATTCGTCCTTGACATAGATAGGGATTCAGATGCATTTAACGAAGTTATGGATGCATTTAAATTACCTAAGGAAACAGATGAAGACAAGGCTAAGAGAAGAGAAGCTATTCAAGCTGGATCTAAGAGCGCATCGTTAGTTCCACTAAGTGTGGCTAAAAAGGCTCTAGAGATTATGGAAATCATAGAGGTTGTTGTAGTAAAGGGAAATCAAAATGCTGTAACAGATGGTGCTGTAGCTGCCATGATGTCTAGAACAGCTGTGTTATCTGCATTATATAATGTAAAGATTAACTTAGGTTCTATAAAGGATGAAGCTTTTGTAGAAGAAGTAAGTGCACAAGTAGAAGAAATTGAATCAAAAGTAGAAGAAGTAGAAAAGAGAATCTTAGGAAAAGTAGTATTATAA
- the hutI gene encoding imidazolonepropionase — translation MGNMIIKNANQLVTCSGFKGKTGKEMDDIHVIENGAVVIEDGIIKKVGKTDEIMANVDESKYEVIDATGKAVLPGFVDSHTHFVFGGYREKEFDMRLRGCSYMEIMQAGGGIANSTNGTLKASKEDLIELGKKRLDSMLKFGVTTVEGKSGYGLDFDTEIKQLEVMKELEKIHPMDISKTFLGAHAVPVGYKGRGEDFIDYIIETVLPHVVENDLAEFCDIFCEKNVFSVEESRKLLNKAKEMGMKLKLHADEIVHLGGADLAAEVGAVSADHLLQASDEGITKMAEAGVVATLLPATAFSLKEHYARGRFMIDNGCAVALATDFNPGSCHTESIPLLFALSTLYMNMTIEEAITALTINGAAAIDRAHEVGSIDEGKKGDLVILEFPSYKFIPYHIGVNTVEKVIKGGKLVVNNENSGLLY, via the coding sequence ATGGGAAATATGATAATTAAAAATGCAAATCAACTAGTAACTTGTAGTGGATTTAAAGGTAAAACTGGAAAAGAAATGGATGATATCCATGTAATAGAAAATGGCGCTGTAGTAATAGAAGATGGAATAATCAAAAAAGTAGGTAAGACAGATGAAATAATGGCAAATGTGGATGAGTCTAAATATGAAGTTATAGATGCCACTGGTAAGGCTGTACTTCCTGGATTTGTAGATTCTCATACTCACTTTGTATTTGGTGGATATAGAGAAAAAGAATTTGACATGAGACTTAGAGGTTGCTCTTACATGGAGATTATGCAAGCTGGTGGCGGAATCGCAAACTCTACAAATGGAACATTAAAGGCATCTAAAGAAGATCTTATAGAACTTGGAAAGAAAAGACTTGATTCCATGTTGAAATTTGGAGTTACAACTGTAGAAGGTAAAAGTGGTTATGGTTTAGATTTTGACACGGAGATTAAACAATTGGAAGTAATGAAAGAATTAGAAAAAATCCATCCTATGGATATAAGTAAGACATTCCTAGGTGCCCATGCAGTTCCAGTTGGTTATAAGGGGCGTGGAGAAGACTTTATTGATTATATAATTGAAACAGTTCTTCCACATGTGGTAGAAAATGATTTAGCAGAGTTTTGTGATATATTCTGTGAGAAAAATGTATTCTCAGTAGAAGAGTCTAGAAAGTTATTAAATAAAGCAAAAGAAATGGGAATGAAACTAAAGTTACATGCAGATGAGATTGTACACTTAGGTGGAGCTGATCTAGCAGCAGAAGTTGGAGCCGTATCTGCAGACCACTTACTTCAAGCATCAGATGAAGGCATAACGAAAATGGCTGAAGCTGGAGTTGTGGCCACATTATTACCGGCTACAGCATTTAGTTTAAAGGAACATTATGCTCGTGGAAGATTTATGATAGATAACGGTTGTGCTGTGGCACTAGCTACTGACTTTAATCCTGGAAGCTGTCATACAGAATCCATACCATTATTATTTGCTTTATCTACACTATATATGAATATGACTATTGAAGAGGCTATTACAGCCCTTACTATTAATGGTGCAGCGGCCATAGACCGTGCTCATGAAGTAGGAAGTATAGACGAAGGCAAGAAAGGTGATTTAGTAATCCTTGAATTCCCTTCATATAAGTTTATACCATACCACATAGGAGTTAACACTGTAGAGAAGGTTATAAAGGGTGGTAAATTAGTTGTAAATAACGAAAACAGCGGATTATTATACTAA
- the ftcD gene encoding glutamate formimidoyltransferase, with product MSEARKIVECVVNYSEGRDMDKIEKIVDPYRQAENVKLLNYEADKDYNRVVVTIMGEPEAVKNSVVESVGIAAELIDMTKHEGQHSRMGATDVVPFIPIKNMSMAEAVELAKETAKAINEAHDIPVFLYEKAASTPARENLAKVRKGQFEGMPEKLQDPEWHPDFGKNEIHPTAGVTAVGARMPLVAYNIDLDTQNVEIANKIARAIRHSGGGFRYIKAGGVEIKERGITQVTMNITDYTKTSVYRVFETVKMEAKRYGVNVLGSEVVGLVPMEALIDSAAYYLGLYGFSMDKVIETSLME from the coding sequence ATGAGTGAAGCAAGAAAAATAGTAGAATGTGTTGTTAACTATAGTGAAGGTAGAGATATGGATAAAATAGAGAAAATAGTTGATCCATATAGACAAGCAGAAAATGTAAAATTATTAAATTATGAAGCTGATAAAGATTACAATAGAGTGGTAGTTACTATAATGGGAGAGCCAGAGGCAGTAAAAAATTCAGTAGTAGAATCTGTAGGTATTGCAGCTGAATTAATTGATATGACTAAGCATGAAGGACAACATTCTAGAATGGGAGCTACAGATGTAGTACCATTTATTCCTATTAAGAATATGTCTATGGCAGAAGCTGTTGAGCTTGCAAAAGAAACAGCTAAAGCAATAAATGAAGCACATGATATTCCAGTATTCTTATATGAAAAGGCAGCAAGTACACCAGCTAGAGAAAACTTAGCAAAGGTAAGAAAGGGACAATTTGAAGGAATGCCTGAAAAGTTACAAGATCCAGAATGGCATCCAGACTTTGGTAAGAATGAAATTCACCCAACAGCAGGTGTTACAGCAGTAGGAGCTAGAATGCCACTTGTAGCTTATAACATTGACTTAGATACTCAAAATGTGGAAATTGCAAACAAGATTGCAAGAGCTATTAGACACTCTGGTGGTGGATTTAGATACATTAAAGCTGGTGGAGTTGAAATTAAAGAAAGAGGAATTACTCAAGTAACAATGAATATTACAGATTATACTAAGACTTCTGTATACAGAGTATTTGAAACAGTTAAAATGGAAGCTAAGAGATATGGAGTTAATGTATTAGGTAGTGAAGTAGTAGGACTTGTTCCTATGGAAGCTTTAATAGATAGTGCAGCTTACTACTTAGGATTATATGGATTCTCAATGGACAAAGTTATAGAAACTAGCTTAATGGAGTAG
- a CDS encoding urocanate hydratase: protein MLSNKEVAQAMEVKLDAVLPEYPAFIEGLRRAPKRDVNLSQDEIELALKNALRYVPEEFHEVVAPEFLEELMTKGRIYGYRFRPEGNITGKSIDEYKGQCIEGKAFQVMMDNNLDFAISLYPYELVTYGETGQVCQNWMQYLLIKKYLEVLTQDQTLVIHSGHPLGLFHSKPDAPRVIITNGLMVGMFDDMENFNRAAALGVANYGQMTAGGWMYIGPQGIVHGTYSTILGAGRMKLGIKDDLKGKLFVTSGLGGMSGAQGKAVEIAKGVGIIAEVDYSRIVTRHEQGWVSAVAKSPKEAFDLAQDYMDKEETCAIAFHGNIVDLLQYAVENDVHIHLLSDQTSCHEVYTGGYCPQGISFEERTRLLGEDKAKFKELVDETLKTHYEVIKELTSRGTYFFDYGNAFMKAIYDSGVKEISKNGRDDKDGFIWPSYVEDILGPQLFDFGYGPFRWVCLSGKHEDLLKTDKAAMDCIDPERRYQDKDNYIWIKDADDNKLVVGTQARILYQDALGRMRIALKFNEMVRRGEIGPVMLGRDHHDTGGTDSPFRETSNIKDGSNIMADQATHIFAGNAARGMSLIALHNGGGVGIGKSINGGFGMVLDGSTRVDNILKSAMPWDVMGGVARRAWARNENAVSTCVEYNEIYKGQDHITLPYIPKEDLVKKLVAEKLEK from the coding sequence ATGTTATCAAATAAAGAAGTAGCACAAGCTATGGAAGTTAAATTAGATGCAGTATTACCGGAATATCCAGCATTTATAGAAGGTTTAAGAAGAGCTCCAAAGAGAGACGTTAATCTATCTCAAGATGAAATAGAATTGGCTCTTAAAAATGCTCTAAGATATGTACCAGAAGAATTTCATGAAGTAGTAGCTCCAGAATTCTTAGAGGAATTAATGACTAAGGGAAGAATCTATGGATATAGATTTAGACCAGAGGGAAATATTACAGGAAAATCAATTGATGAGTATAAGGGACAATGTATTGAAGGAAAAGCTTTCCAAGTAATGATGGACAACAACTTAGACTTTGCCATTTCTCTTTATCCTTATGAGTTAGTTACTTATGGAGAAACGGGTCAAGTTTGTCAAAACTGGATGCAATATCTATTAATTAAGAAATACTTAGAAGTATTAACTCAAGATCAAACATTAGTTATCCATTCAGGACATCCTCTAGGATTATTCCATTCAAAGCCAGACGCTCCAAGAGTAATTATTACTAATGGACTTATGGTTGGTATGTTTGATGATATGGAAAACTTCAACAGAGCAGCAGCACTAGGAGTTGCTAACTATGGACAAATGACTGCTGGTGGTTGGATGTACATTGGACCTCAAGGTATCGTTCATGGAACTTACTCTACTATCTTAGGTGCTGGTAGAATGAAGCTTGGAATTAAGGATGACTTAAAAGGTAAATTATTTGTTACTTCTGGACTTGGTGGAATGAGTGGAGCTCAAGGTAAAGCTGTAGAGATAGCTAAAGGTGTAGGTATCATTGCAGAAGTTGACTACTCAAGAATCGTAACTCGTCATGAACAAGGATGGGTAAGTGCAGTTGCTAAGAGTCCAAAGGAAGCATTTGACTTAGCTCAAGACTACATGGATAAAGAAGAAACTTGTGCTATTGCATTCCATGGTAATATAGTTGATTTATTACAATATGCAGTAGAGAATGACGTTCATATACATTTATTATCTGACCAAACTTCTTGTCATGAAGTATACACTGGTGGATACTGTCCACAAGGAATATCTTTTGAAGAAAGAACAAGATTACTTGGAGAAGATAAGGCTAAGTTTAAAGAATTAGTAGATGAGACTTTAAAGACTCACTATGAAGTAATTAAAGAATTAACTAGCCGTGGAACTTACTTCTTCGATTATGGAAATGCTTTTATGAAAGCTATCTATGATTCAGGAGTTAAGGAAATTTCTAAAAATGGTAGAGACGATAAGGATGGATTTATTTGGCCATCTTATGTGGAAGATATATTAGGACCTCAATTATTTGACTTTGGATATGGTCCATTTAGATGGGTATGCTTAAGTGGTAAGCATGAAGACTTATTAAAGACTGATAAGGCTGCTATGGACTGCATCGATCCAGAGAGAAGATATCAAGATAAGGACAACTACATTTGGATTAAAGATGCAGATGATAATAAATTAGTTGTTGGAACTCAAGCAAGGATTCTATATCAAGATGCCCTTGGAAGAATGAGAATTGCTCTTAAGTTTAACGAAATGGTTAGACGTGGAGAAATTGGACCAGTAATGTTAGGTCGTGATCACCATGATACAGGTGGAACTGATTCTCCATTTAGAGAAACATCTAACATTAAAGATGGAAGTAATATTATGGCAGACCAAGCTACTCACATTTTCGCAGGAAATGCTGCTCGTGGTATGAGTTTAATAGCTCTTCACAATGGTGGTGGTGTAGGAATCGGAAAATCTATCAATGGTGGATTTGGTATGGTTCTAGATGGAAGTACTAGAGTAGATAACATTTTAAAGAGCGCTATGCCTTGGGATGTTATGGGTGGAGTTGCTAGACGTGCTTGGGCTAGAAACGAAAATGCCGTATCTACTTGTGTAGAATATAATGAAATTTACAAAGGTCAAGATCATATTACATTACCATATATTCCAAAGGAAGACCTAGTAAAGAAATTAGTAGCTGAAAAGTTAGAAAAATAA
- a CDS encoding formate--tetrahydrofolate ligase: MSKVPSDIEIAQGAKMLPIADIAKDWDILDDELELYGKYKAKISLDIFKRLENKENAKLVLVTAINPTPAGEGKSTTTVGLGQALNKVGKKAVIALREPSLGPVFGVKGGAAGGGYSQVVPMEDINLHFTGDMHAITTANNLLSAAIDNHIQQGNELNIDARQITWKRVLDMNDRNLRSVVVGLGPKGNGFVREDGFMITVASEVMAVLCLATDLMDLKRRFGEMVIGYNYEGAPVYAKELGVHGAMAMLFKDAIKPNIVQTLENTPALIHGGPFANIAHGCNSIMATKLGLKLGDYLVTEAGFGADLGAEKFLNIKCRYGGFSPDAVVIVATIRALKMHGGVNKKELSGENVEALDKGFANLEKQVENIRKFGLPALVAINKFATDTQAEIDLLIKKCEDAGVDVVLNECWEKGGEGGIEMAEKLVSMIEGETPDFKFIYDEKQPIEEKVNAIVTEIYGGRGAVFSGKAKKQIKKLEELGLDKLPVCMAKTQYSLSDNQNLLGAPKDFDITVQEVRVSNGAGFIVCLTGNIMVMPGLPKVPSANRMDIDEDGNISGLF; the protein is encoded by the coding sequence ATGAGTAAAGTTCCAAGCGATATAGAAATAGCACAAGGTGCAAAAATGTTACCAATAGCTGATATAGCAAAAGATTGGGATATATTAGATGATGAATTAGAGTTATATGGAAAATATAAGGCAAAAATATCTTTAGATATATTTAAAAGATTAGAAAATAAAGAAAATGCAAAACTAGTATTAGTTACTGCAATTAACCCGACTCCAGCTGGAGAAGGAAAATCTACTACAACAGTAGGTCTTGGTCAGGCATTAAACAAGGTTGGTAAAAAGGCAGTAATTGCTTTAAGAGAACCATCTTTAGGACCTGTATTCGGAGTTAAAGGAGGAGCTGCAGGTGGTGGATATTCACAAGTAGTTCCAATGGAAGACATTAACTTACATTTTACTGGAGATATGCACGCTATAACTACTGCTAACAACTTATTATCAGCAGCTATAGACAACCATATTCAACAAGGAAATGAACTTAACATCGATGCTCGTCAAATTACTTGGAAAAGAGTATTAGACATGAACGATAGAAACTTAAGAAGCGTTGTTGTAGGACTTGGACCTAAGGGAAATGGTTTCGTTCGTGAAGATGGATTTATGATTACCGTTGCATCAGAAGTTATGGCAGTATTATGTTTAGCTACTGATTTAATGGATTTAAAGAGAAGATTTGGAGAGATGGTAATAGGATACAATTATGAAGGAGCACCAGTTTATGCTAAGGAATTAGGTGTACACGGAGCTATGGCCATGTTATTTAAAGATGCTATCAAGCCAAATATAGTGCAAACATTAGAAAACACACCAGCACTTATACACGGTGGACCTTTTGCTAATATAGCTCATGGTTGTAACAGTATAATGGCTACAAAGTTAGGATTAAAATTAGGTGACTACTTAGTAACAGAAGCAGGATTTGGTGCAGACTTAGGAGCTGAAAAGTTCTTAAACATCAAGTGTAGATATGGCGGATTTAGTCCGGATGCAGTAGTAATAGTTGCTACAATTAGAGCTCTTAAAATGCATGGTGGAGTAAACAAAAAAGAGTTATCTGGAGAAAACGTAGAAGCTCTAGATAAGGGATTTGCAAATTTAGAGAAGCAAGTTGAAAACATTAGAAAGTTTGGATTACCTGCATTAGTTGCAATCAATAAGTTTGCTACAGATACTCAAGCTGAAATTGATCTTTTAATTAAGAAGTGTGAAGATGCAGGCGTAGACGTAGTATTAAATGAATGTTGGGAAAAAGGTGGAGAAGGTGGAATTGAAATGGCTGAAAAGTTAGTTTCAATGATCGAAGGAGAAACTCCAGACTTTAAATTCATCTATGATGAAAAACAACCTATTGAAGAAAAGGTAAACGCTATCGTAACTGAAATATATGGTGGACGTGGTGCTGTATTTAGTGGTAAAGCTAAGAAGCAAATTAAGAAGTTAGAAGAGTTAGGACTTGATAAACTTCCAGTTTGTATGGCTAAAACTCAATACTCATTATCAGATAACCAAAATCTATTAGGTGCGCCTAAAGATTTTGATATAACAGTACAAGAAGTAAGAGTATCTAATGGAGCTGGATTTATCGTATGCTTAACAGGAAATATCATGGTAATGCCAGGACTTCCAAAGGTACCATCTGCTAATAGAATGGATATAGATGAAGACGGAAACATTTCAGGGTTATTCTAG
- the hutH gene encoding histidine ammonia-lyase, protein MKKVIIDGNSLTLKDLVNVARHGYEVELDGEARKRVEKSRAFVDKLVDEEKVVYGITTGFGKFSDVSITKDEAKDLQRNLIISHACGVGPNFSEDIVRAIMVMRANALSKGFSGIQPNTLDTLIEMINKGVHPAIPEKGSLGASGDLAPLSHMVLPLIGDGEAYYKGELMDGIKAMEMAGITPVELTSKEGLALINGTQVLTATGALAAYDAKNLAKLADISASLTLEALNGIVDAYDERVHKVRPHKGQMDTGKNFLRIVKDSGRTTRQGEIRVQDAYTLRCLPQIHGASKDAINYVLSKVDIEMNGVTDNPLIFADDEYAISGGNFHGQPMALPFDFLKIAIAEIANVSERRIERLVNPALSGLPAFLTKKGGLHSGFMIAQYAAAALVSENKVLAHPASVDSIPSSANQEDHVSMGTIAARGARDICYNASRVVAIELISAVQAIDLNGGSEKLGLGTKVAYEKVREVVSTWEDDRVMYRDINKAAELVDSNVIVEAVEEAIGELEF, encoded by the coding sequence ATGAAAAAAGTTATTATTGACGGAAATAGTTTAACTCTGAAAGATTTAGTTAACGTGGCAAGACATGGATATGAAGTGGAACTAGATGGTGAAGCTAGAAAGAGAGTAGAAAAATCTAGAGCTTTTGTAGACAAGTTAGTTGATGAGGAAAAGGTTGTCTATGGTATAACTACTGGTTTTGGAAAGTTCAGCGATGTGAGCATAACTAAGGACGAAGCTAAGGACTTACAAAGAAACTTAATCATCAGTCATGCTTGTGGCGTAGGTCCAAATTTTTCTGAAGACATAGTAAGAGCCATCATGGTTATGCGTGCAAATGCCCTTTCTAAAGGATTCTCAGGAATTCAACCAAATACACTAGATACATTAATTGAAATGATAAACAAGGGAGTACATCCAGCTATTCCAGAAAAAGGATCTTTAGGAGCTAGTGGTGACTTAGCACCTCTTTCACATATGGTACTACCTTTAATTGGAGACGGAGAAGCATATTATAAGGGAGAACTTATGGATGGTATAAAGGCTATGGAAATGGCTGGAATCACTCCTGTAGAACTTACTTCTAAAGAAGGTTTAGCCCTTATTAACGGAACGCAAGTACTTACAGCTACAGGAGCTTTAGCGGCTTACGATGCTAAGAACTTAGCAAAGCTTGCTGATATATCTGCATCATTAACACTGGAGGCATTAAACGGAATAGTAGATGCTTATGATGAAAGAGTTCATAAGGTGCGTCCACACAAGGGGCAAATGGATACGGGTAAAAACTTCTTAAGAATAGTTAAGGATAGTGGAAGAACTACTAGACAAGGTGAAATAAGAGTACAAGATGCATACACATTAAGATGCTTACCTCAAATTCATGGAGCTAGTAAAGATGCTATTAACTATGTATTAAGTAAAGTGGATATAGAAATGAATGGAGTTACAGACAACCCACTTATCTTTGCTGATGACGAATATGCTATTTCAGGAGGGAACTTCCATGGTCAGCCAATGGCATTACCATTTGATTTCTTAAAGATTGCCATAGCAGAGATTGCTAACGTATCTGAAAGAAGAATTGAAAGATTAGTAAACCCTGCTTTAAGTGGATTACCAGCTTTCTTAACTAAAAAGGGAGGACTTCACTCTGGATTTATGATTGCTCAATATGCAGCAGCAGCTCTAGTATCAGAAAATAAGGTATTAGCTCATCCAGCAAGTGTAGATTCTATTCCATCCTCTGCAAACCAAGAAGACCATGTAAGTATGGGAACTATTGCAGCTAGAGGAGCTAGAGATATTTGCTACAATGCTAGTCGTGTAGTAGCTATAGAACTTATAAGTGCTGTACAAGCTATAGACTTAAATGGAGGTAGCGAAAAGCTAGGATTAGGAACTAAAGTTGCTTATGAAAAAGTAAGAGAAGTAGTAAGCACTTGGGAAGATGATAGAGTAATGTATAGAGATATAAACAAAGCAGCAGAATTAGTAGACAGCAATGTTATAGTAGAAGCTGTTGAAGAAGCAATAGGTGAATTAGAATTTTAA
- a CDS encoding DUF554 domain-containing protein: MLGTIVNAGAILGGCIIALVGKKCIKRVSGEKIKGDYESIILQALSLCVFLIGIKNAMSIKGDDFLLVIFSMVIGSMLGEWINIEGKLEGLGDTIENKFDMGESKVSKAFVTTSLIYCIGAMAILGALEDGLKNNHEILYAKSVLDGISSIIFTSTMGIGVAFSALSVLIYQGSISLGATYLKGVLTENLIGQITPIGGLLIIALSFNMLKVTKIKVGNMLPALLVPVVYSVIILIF; encoded by the coding sequence ATGTTAGGAACAATAGTGAATGCGGGAGCAATTCTTGGAGGTTGTATTATAGCTTTAGTGGGGAAGAAATGTATTAAGAGAGTATCTGGTGAAAAGATAAAGGGTGATTATGAAAGCATAATACTTCAAGCTCTTAGCTTATGTGTATTTTTAATAGGTATTAAAAATGCCATGTCCATCAAGGGGGATGACTTTTTATTAGTAATATTTAGCATGGTAATAGGGTCTATGTTAGGTGAATGGATAAATATAGAAGGGAAGTTAGAAGGTTTAGGAGATACTATTGAAAATAAGTTTGATATGGGAGAAAGTAAAGTATCAAAGGCTTTTGTGACTACTAGCCTAATTTATTGTATAGGAGCCATGGCCATATTAGGAGCATTAGAGGATGGCCTTAAAAACAATCACGAAATATTATATGCAAAATCTGTACTAGATGGCATATCATCTATTATATTTACTTCTACTATGGGTATTGGTGTGGCATTCTCTGCCCTATCCGTTTTAATCTATCAAGGAAGTATAAGTTTAGGAGCCACATATTTAAAGGGCGTATTGACTGAAAATCTCATAGGTCAAATAACTCCCATTGGAGGACTTTTAATTATAGCCTTATCATTTAATATGTTAAAGGTTACAAAAATAAAAGTTGGAAATATGCTACCTGCCTTGTTGGTACCAGTTGTATATAGTGTTATAATATTAATATTTTAA
- a CDS encoding sensor histidine kinase — MYNRFIKAVSFLVAVACSVTIIASVIEISSMRHMDGDLIFKGDYKRSYELENEIYDISSDLINILTIYKDEEHIKSGGTLKEHNYDNELQNLYYGFQEKFYEESKLKKDEIKEDDVKEAFEKEYFSQINEWKTKKINEDLRRYNEKLNKINSIEGLHYFISEGDYVKTNSVDASKKFFKSQPVYITYDESEQHVSIEGPNMRYYMRRWFEDYDNETVYIGFGEEFINLKQKNWDERRTVLLFHLKIIIGACIGLMIALIHLMYTCGREEKNGPVKMSLIDKPYVDLNLIINGSIIIVCLAGAYLIYTESSRIAMMPLAAIASAIGINLLLTMTKRIKNRTLISHTLIYKIIRKIFSFIGNGLKRSPLAIRMIPTPKKVRDLERIMTGIKSIEKGQLNYEIKTESSGVYKELANGINGVTEGLKVAIEKELKSERLKTELISNVSHDIRTPLTSIITYIDLLKKEDVDSQNIKEYLQVLEEKSLRLKLLTDDLFEASKASSGSIPVNFEKIDIISLLTQVMGELDNKINSSGLDFKFNYPEEKAFVKADGKLLWRVIENLMSNIFKYALMNSRVYIDVIDSQNSISIVMKNISANELNIDANELMERFKRGDESRQSEGSGLGLSIAKSLVELQKGNFNIDIDGDLFKAIITIPKYE; from the coding sequence ATGTATAACAGATTTATTAAGGCAGTATCTTTTTTAGTAGCTGTTGCTTGTTCAGTTACTATTATAGCCTCTGTGATTGAGATTTCTTCTATGAGACATATGGATGGAGACTTAATTTTTAAAGGAGATTATAAAAGAAGCTATGAACTGGAAAACGAAATATATGATATATCTTCAGATCTAATTAATATTTTAACTATTTACAAAGATGAAGAGCATATTAAAAGTGGTGGCACGTTAAAAGAACATAATTATGATAATGAACTTCAAAATTTATATTATGGTTTTCAAGAAAAATTCTATGAAGAGAGTAAACTAAAAAAAGATGAGATAAAAGAAGATGATGTGAAAGAAGCATTTGAAAAGGAATATTTTTCACAGATTAATGAATGGAAAACTAAGAAAATAAATGAAGATTTAAGAAGATATAATGAAAAATTAAACAAGATAAATAGTATAGAAGGCTTACATTATTTCATATCTGAAGGAGACTATGTAAAAACCAATTCAGTAGATGCTTCAAAGAAATTCTTTAAATCACAACCTGTATATATTACCTATGATGAAAGTGAACAACATGTTTCAATAGAAGGTCCGAATATGAGGTATTATATGAGGCGATGGTTCGAGGATTATGATAATGAAACTGTTTATATTGGTTTTGGTGAAGAATTTATAAATTTAAAACAAAAGAATTGGGATGAGAGAAGAACAGTTTTATTATTTCATTTAAAAATTATTATAGGTGCATGTATAGGTCTTATGATTGCATTGATTCACCTAATGTATACTTGTGGAAGAGAAGAAAAAAATGGTCCTGTGAAGATGTCATTAATAGATAAACCCTATGTGGATTTGAACTTAATAATAAATGGAAGTATTATAATAGTTTGCCTAGCAGGTGCGTATTTAATTTACACAGAATCTTCCCGAATAGCTATGATGCCTTTAGCCGCTATAGCTAGTGCTATAGGAATTAATTTATTATTGACCATGACAAAACGTATTAAAAATAGAACTCTAATTAGTCATACGTTAATATATAAAATCATAAGAAAAATATTTTCATTTATAGGCAATGGATTAAAAAGATCTCCACTGGCTATTAGAATGATTCCAACACCAAAAAAAGTAAGGGATTTAGAGAGAATAATGACTGGAATAAAGTCAATTGAAAAGGGCCAACTAAATTATGAGATAAAAACAGAAAGTAGCGGTGTATATAAGGAACTAGCAAATGGCATAAATGGAGTGACTGAAGGTCTTAAAGTTGCCATTGAAAAGGAGCTAAAAAGTGAAAGGTTAAAGACAGAACTTATTAGTAATGTATCTCACGATATAAGAACACCCCTTACATCTATAATAACTTATATAGATTTACTTAAAAAAGAAGATGTGGATTCCCAAAATATAAAAGAATATTTACAAGTATTAGAGGAAAAATCCTTAAGATTAAAGCTTTTAACAGATGATTTATTTGAAGCATCAAAGGCATCTAGTGGTAGTATTCCTGTGAATTTTGAAAAAATAGATATAATATCTTTACTAACTCAAGTGATGGGGGAGTTAGATAATAAGATAAATTCTTCTGGTTTAGACTTTAAATTCAATTATCCTGAGGAAAAGGCCTTTGTAAAGGCAGATGGAAAATTATTGTGGAGAGTTATAGAAAACCTCATGTCTAATATATTTAAATATGCACTCATGAATTCACGAGTATATATAGATGTGATAGATTCACAAAATAGTATATCCATAGTGATGAAAAATATATCTGCCAATGAATTAAATATAGATGCCAATGAACTCATGGAGAGATTTAAACGTGGAGATGAATCTAGGCAGAGTGAAGGGAGTGGCCTTGGATTATCCATTGCTAAGAGTCTTGTAGAGTTACAAAAGGGAAATTTTAATATAGATATAGATGGAGATTTATTTAAGGCTATTATCACTATTCCTAAATATGAGTAA